In a genomic window of Campylobacter concisus:
- the fliR gene encoding flagellar biosynthetic protein FliR translates to MELVEFFGADKVITFMLLFARLSGLIVFFPFFSHNQIPLSVKTLLVFALCVVLFPLSHAHEHAINFLIMEILSEAMLGLCAGLLLNIVFAILQMAGEQISMIMGFSMASVLDPQTGTNSPVIANILNFIALLAFLMLDGHHLILQFYSASLSAIPLGDFYPRSGVMSYALKLFGNLFMFGFVLAFPIIALSILSDAIFGMLMKTMPQFNLLVVGYPIKVSIGFSVLIAILAGIIKIITDMMVQILNDMPALFF, encoded by the coding sequence ATGGAGCTAGTCGAGTTTTTTGGAGCGGATAAAGTCATAACCTTTATGCTCCTTTTTGCACGTCTTAGTGGGCTTATCGTATTTTTTCCATTTTTTTCTCACAATCAAATCCCACTTAGTGTAAAAACTTTACTAGTTTTTGCCCTTTGTGTTGTGCTTTTTCCGCTCTCACACGCCCATGAGCATGCTATAAATTTTTTGATTATGGAAATTTTAAGTGAGGCCATGCTCGGACTTTGTGCTGGACTTTTGCTAAATATCGTTTTTGCCATACTTCAAATGGCTGGCGAGCAGATCTCAATGATCATGGGTTTTTCGATGGCTTCAGTGCTTGATCCACAAACTGGTACAAATTCGCCAGTAATTGCAAATATTCTAAATTTTATCGCGCTTCTTGCATTTTTGATGCTTGATGGACACCATTTAATATTGCAGTTTTATTCTGCTTCACTTTCTGCTATACCGCTTGGAGATTTTTATCCAAGAAGTGGTGTGATGAGCTATGCCCTAAAGCTTTTTGGCAATCTTTTTATGTTTGGATTTGTTCTGGCTTTCCCTATTATCGCGCTTTCTATACTTTCAGATGCTATTTTTGGCATGCTTATGAAAACCATGCCACAATTTAACCTATTAGTCGTTGGCTATCCTATTAAGGTAAGTATCGGCTTTTCGGTTTTGATAGCTATTTTAGCTGGCATTATAAAAATCATAACTGATATGATGGTGCAGATTTTAAACGATATGCCAGCACTATTTTTTTAA
- the mraY gene encoding phospho-N-acetylmuramoyl-pentapeptide-transferase, whose protein sequence is MFYYIYEILNFNIFQYITVRAGIAFFIAFALTTYLMPKFITWAKAKNAAQPIYELAPQTHQKKAKTPTMGGLVFVFTAVLSTVICARLDNAFVLTSLFCLVCFTLLGYKDDYSKILGAKNHAGLSPKAKLFFQFLIAFVISVFLYASHELSTEFYLPFFKQPILDLKIFAIFFWTLVIVAASNSVNLTDGLDGLATVPSIFSLLTLGVFAYICGHAVFSSYLLLPKIIGVGESVVVSSALIGSLMGFLWFNCHPAEVFMGDSGSLSVGAYIGFMGVATKNEILLIIIGLIFVVETLSVILQVGSFKIFKRRIFLMAPIHHHFEIKGWAENKIIVRFWIIALLANLIALTALKIR, encoded by the coding sequence ATGTTTTACTATATCTATGAAATTTTAAATTTTAATATCTTTCAATACATCACCGTCCGTGCTGGTATCGCTTTTTTCATCGCTTTTGCACTCACAACTTATTTGATGCCCAAGTTTATCACTTGGGCAAAGGCAAAAAACGCCGCCCAGCCTATCTATGAGCTTGCCCCACAAACTCACCAAAAAAAGGCCAAAACGCCGACTATGGGCGGACTTGTCTTTGTCTTCACAGCCGTACTTTCCACGGTAATTTGCGCAAGGCTTGATAACGCATTTGTCTTAACATCTCTCTTTTGCCTAGTTTGCTTTACGCTGCTTGGCTACAAGGACGATTACAGTAAAATTTTAGGAGCAAAAAATCACGCCGGCCTAAGCCCAAAAGCAAAGCTATTTTTTCAGTTTTTAATAGCCTTTGTAATTTCTGTTTTTTTATATGCAAGTCACGAGCTTAGCACCGAGTTTTATCTACCTTTTTTTAAGCAACCTATTTTAGATTTAAAAATTTTTGCCATTTTCTTTTGGACACTGGTCATAGTCGCTGCTTCAAATTCAGTAAATTTAACAGACGGGCTTGACGGGCTAGCTACTGTGCCATCTATATTTTCGCTTCTGACACTTGGCGTTTTTGCTTATATCTGCGGACACGCTGTCTTTAGCTCATATTTACTCTTGCCAAAGATCATAGGCGTTGGTGAAAGCGTTGTTGTCTCTTCAGCCCTAATTGGCTCATTGATGGGCTTTTTATGGTTTAACTGCCATCCAGCTGAAGTCTTTATGGGCGATAGCGGTAGCTTAAGCGTTGGAGCATATATCGGTTTTATGGGTGTTGCGACCAAAAATGAAATCTTACTCATCATCATTGGCCTCATCTTTGTCGTTGAAACCCTAAGCGTCATTCTGCAGGTAGGCAGCTTTAAAATTTTTAAACGCAGAATTTTTCTTATGGCGCCTATACATCACCATTTTGAGATAAAAGGCTGGGCGGAAAATAAGATCATCGTGCGCTTTTGGATCATCGCACTTTTAGCAAACCTAATCGCACTAACTGCGCTAAAGATCAGATAA
- a CDS encoding sugar transferase encodes MIILGEKYAFTSLELEKLRKKFGQVNFLSHENSDAKALRSALENLIKSGDQRLIVLNTAKPVDGKLVRFLTLLQFKTKYKKIKFLNVENFLEIYLHKCYIPENGENLNLLDEIRPYGTFSYALKRMIDYASCLILFILLFGLKFYVKRKIDEQSPGSLYFLQSRVGLNNKEFECIKFRSMVEDAEKDGAKFASENDERVFEFGEFMRKTRIDEVPQCINVFRGQMHLIGPRPERRHWINFFEKEIPYYNERHIVRPGITGWAQVNYPYGSNTHDAKQKLMYDLYYIKHWSLWLEIKIIVKTIAIVFEKKGV; translated from the coding sequence ATGATCATCCTTGGTGAAAAATATGCTTTTACTAGCCTAGAACTAGAAAAGCTTAGAAAGAAATTTGGTCAAGTAAATTTTTTATCCCATGAAAATAGCGACGCAAAAGCCTTGCGAAGCGCACTAGAAAATCTCATAAAATCAGGCGATCAAAGGCTGATCGTGCTAAATACCGCAAAGCCAGTTGATGGCAAATTGGTTAGATTTCTCACGCTTTTGCAGTTTAAAACGAAGTATAAAAAGATAAAATTTCTAAACGTAGAGAATTTTTTAGAAATTTATCTACACAAATGTTATATCCCAGAAAATGGGGAAAATCTTAATTTGTTAGATGAAATAAGGCCTTATGGTACTTTTAGCTATGCACTCAAGCGAATGATCGATTATGCAAGCTGCTTAATACTTTTCATCTTGCTTTTTGGCTTAAAATTTTATGTAAAAAGAAAGATAGACGAGCAATCGCCTGGAAGCCTTTACTTTTTACAAAGTAGAGTTGGTCTAAATAACAAGGAATTTGAGTGCATTAAATTTCGCTCGATGGTGGAAGATGCCGAGAAAGATGGAGCAAAATTTGCTAGTGAAAATGATGAGAGAGTGTTTGAGTTTGGCGAATTTATGCGAAAAACTCGTATAGACGAGGTACCACAGTGTATAAATGTCTTTCGAGGACAAATGCATCTAATAGGGCCAAGGCCTGAGCGAAGACACTGGATAAATTTCTTTGAAAAAGAGATACCCTACTACAACGAACGCCACATCGTTCGCCCAGGGATTACTGGCTGGGCGCAGGTAAACTACCCTTATGGCTCAAATACGCACGACGCCAAACAAAAACTAATGTATGATCTTTACTACATCAAACACTGGTCGCTTTGGCTGGAGATAAAGATCATAGTAAAAACTATTGCGATTGTATTTGAGAAAAAAGGTGTTTAA
- the gpmI gene encoding 2,3-bisphosphoglycerate-independent phosphoglycerate mutase, whose product MSQKTILIITDGIGFNKSGKFNAFEAAKKPNYEKFFKEIPNSLIKTSGNAVGLPEGQMGNSEVGHMCIGSGRVLYQNLVKISRSFADGSISENEALKALFKKCKKIHVIGLYSDGGVHSHMEHFDGMCELASKNGCEVFAHAITDGRDVSPNSGINFIKSLEAKFKVATVCGRFYAMDRDKRWERVKEAYDSLVNGANLSSLSPSEYLQKSYDEGVTDEFVKPASFNGFKGMGEDDGVIVINFRNDRAREICQALGEEKFSEFERPFAIKNLITMTEYDANFKFEVLFKNEKIKNTLSEVIAAAGLRQLHTAETEKYAHVTFFFNGGVEELASNETRVLIPSPKVKTYDERPEMSAAEVCKAVLKGMDDEQDFIVVNFANGDMVGHTGNYEAAIKAVEAVDRAIGEIYTKAKEKNYAMIITSDHGNCEEMRDSSGELLTNHTTYDVFCFVMADGVKKVKNGGLNNIAPSVLKIMGLEIPTEMDEALI is encoded by the coding sequence ATGAGTCAAAAAACTATTTTAATAATAACTGATGGTATTGGATTTAATAAAAGCGGTAAATTTAACGCATTTGAGGCGGCTAAAAAGCCAAATTACGAGAAATTTTTTAAAGAAATTCCAAACTCACTTATAAAAACTTCTGGAAACGCTGTGGGACTACCTGAAGGGCAGATGGGAAACAGCGAAGTAGGGCATATGTGCATAGGAAGCGGACGAGTTTTGTATCAAAATTTGGTCAAAATTTCACGCAGCTTCGCTGACGGCTCGATATCAGAAAATGAAGCCCTAAAAGCTCTTTTTAAAAAGTGCAAGAAGATCCACGTCATAGGGCTTTATAGCGACGGCGGCGTGCACTCTCATATGGAGCATTTTGATGGTATGTGCGAGCTTGCTAGCAAAAATGGCTGCGAAGTTTTTGCCCACGCTATCACCGACGGACGCGACGTTAGCCCAAATAGCGGTATAAATTTTATAAAAAGCTTGGAAGCTAAATTTAAAGTAGCTACCGTTTGTGGAAGATTTTACGCGATGGATAGAGATAAACGCTGGGAGCGCGTAAAAGAGGCTTATGATAGCTTGGTAAATGGAGCAAATTTAAGCAGCTTATCGCCAAGCGAGTATCTACAAAAAAGCTACGATGAGGGCGTGACAGATGAGTTTGTAAAGCCAGCAAGCTTTAATGGCTTTAAGGGCATGGGCGAAGATGACGGCGTGATCGTAATAAATTTTAGAAATGATAGAGCAAGAGAAATTTGCCAGGCTCTAGGTGAGGAGAAATTTAGCGAGTTTGAGCGACCTTTTGCTATCAAAAATCTAATCACCATGACCGAATACGACGCAAATTTTAAATTTGAAGTGCTATTTAAAAATGAAAAGATAAAAAACACCCTAAGCGAGGTCATAGCAGCGGCTGGACTAAGGCAGCTTCACACGGCTGAAACTGAAAAATATGCCCACGTAACATTTTTCTTTAATGGTGGCGTCGAGGAGCTAGCCAGCAACGAAACAAGGGTGCTCATCCCTAGCCCAAAGGTAAAGACCTATGACGAAAGGCCAGAGATGAGTGCAGCAGAGGTTTGCAAAGCCGTGCTAAAAGGTATGGATGACGAGCAAGACTTCATCGTGGTAAATTTCGCAAATGGCGATATGGTAGGGCACACTGGCAACTATGAGGCCGCGATCAAAGCGGTAGAGGCAGTAGATAGGGCTATTGGAGAAATTTATACTAAGGCAAAAGAGAAAAACTATGCGATGATCATCACGAGCGATCACGGAAACTGCGAAGAAATGCGTGATAGCAGCGGTGAGCTACTGACAAATCACACGACTTATGATGTCTTTTGTTTTGTGATGGCTGATGGCGTAAAAAAGGTAAAAAATGGCGGTCTAAACAATATCGCTCCTAGTGTTTTAAAGATTATGGGACTTGAAATTCCAACTGAGATGGACGAGGCGTTAATATAA
- the murD gene encoding UDP-N-acetylmuramoyl-L-alanine--D-glutamate ligase, translating to MRKSLFGYGGTIKAIAKNFTKDGLWDIYDDKFSEISKDEFGNTLLPVSEFDPAKSGLEIPSPGIPPRHELIKKAKNLVSEYDYFYEIYKENLPFNIWISGTNGKTTTTKMTQHLLESKGSVMGGNVGIALANLDPHAKIWILETSSFTLHYTNHATPGIYVLLPITPDHLSWHGNMSEYEKAKLKPLASMSESSVAIVPEIYANTPTKAKVIAYKDESDLAKFCGVSVDDINFKTPFLLDALLALAVEKILFDRCDVALLNTFVIEANKLEEFSDKNGRIWVNDTKATNIDASIQAVKRYKDHFIHLILGGDDKGVDMTPLFEGLKSLRVKIYAIGSNSDKLMKLATKFGIPALKCGFLQNAVNEINKELKTSEIALLSPAAASLDQFKSYAERGDKFKEFIKAL from the coding sequence ATGAGAAAATCGCTATTTGGCTACGGTGGCACGATAAAGGCTATCGCTAAAAATTTCACAAAAGACGGTCTTTGGGATATCTATGATGATAAATTTAGTGAAATTTCAAAAGATGAGTTTGGCAATACTCTTTTGCCAGTTAGCGAATTTGATCCAGCAAAAAGCGGCCTAGAGATACCAAGCCCAGGCATTCCGCCTCGTCACGAGCTTATTAAAAAAGCTAAGAATTTAGTTAGCGAGTATGACTATTTTTATGAAATTTATAAAGAAAATCTGCCATTTAATATCTGGATAAGTGGCACAAACGGCAAGACTACGACCACAAAGATGACACAGCACCTACTGGAGAGCAAGGGCTCGGTAATGGGCGGTAATGTTGGTATCGCACTAGCAAATTTAGATCCGCACGCTAAAATTTGGATACTTGAGACTAGCTCATTTACACTTCACTACACAAATCACGCTACACCTGGCATCTACGTGCTTTTACCGATCACTCCAGATCATCTAAGCTGGCATGGAAACATGAGCGAGTACGAAAAGGCTAAGCTAAAGCCGCTTGCTAGCATGAGCGAAAGCAGCGTGGCGATCGTGCCTGAAATTTACGCCAATACGCCAACAAAGGCAAAAGTGATCGCTTACAAAGACGAGAGCGATCTGGCTAAATTTTGCGGTGTAAGCGTAGATGATATAAATTTCAAAACGCCATTTTTACTTGATGCACTGCTTGCATTAGCGGTGGAGAAAATTTTATTTGACCGCTGCGATGTCGCGCTTTTAAATACCTTCGTCATCGAGGCAAACAAGCTTGAAGAATTTAGTGACAAAAATGGCAGAATCTGGGTCAATGACACAAAAGCGACTAACATAGATGCGAGCATACAGGCCGTAAAGCGCTACAAAGATCATTTCATACATCTAATACTTGGTGGCGATGATAAGGGTGTTGATATGACGCCACTTTTTGAAGGCTTAAAGAGTTTAAGAGTAAAAATTTACGCCATTGGCTCAAATAGTGACAAACTCATGAAATTAGCGACTAAATTTGGCATACCAGCTTTGAAATGCGGCTTTTTGCAAAATGCTGTCAATGAGATAAATAAAGAGCTAAAGACTAGCGAGATAGCACTTCTTAGCCCGGCAGCTGCAAGTCTTGATCAGTTTAAGAGCTATGCCGAGCGAGGCGATAAATTTAAAGAGTTTATAAAGGCGCTTTAA
- the argS gene encoding arginine--tRNA ligase, with protein MKNKIKAEISKVLEREFVLEKPKDKNLAHYATPLFSLAKELKKSPAMIASEFADKFSGSKIVEVSAVNGYLNFKLKSEFLDEISKQILLDSENFAKEDTKKDSYLIEYISANPTGPLHIGHVRGAVYGDTLARLGKRLGYAISTEYYINDAGNQIDLLGTSISLAAKEQLFNESVVYPEKYYRGDYILDIAKLANEKFGKEIFYDESRNLELAEFGKDIVLEIIKKDLADVGIFIESWASEKALYDGLEPTINKLKRSNQMYEKEGATYIASTTLGDDNDRVVVRNDGRPTYLAGDIIYHNAKFEKNFDHYINIWGADHHGYIARLKAAINFLGYDENKLEVILMQMVSLLKDGKPYKMSKRAGNAVLMSDIASEIGAEALRFIFISKANTSSLEFDVDELKKEDSSNPIFYINYAHARINQVFAKAGKNVQDVINANFECLDENARNLLFEALILPEILEDAFISRQLQKIPDYLKSLAASFHKFYNENRVVGNENEDSLLKVFAVVAVSIKTAFNIMGITAKDKM; from the coding sequence TTGAAAAATAAAATAAAAGCTGAAATTTCAAAGGTTTTAGAGCGTGAATTTGTGCTTGAAAAGCCAAAGGATAAAAATTTAGCCCACTATGCTACGCCACTTTTTAGCCTAGCAAAGGAGCTAAAAAAGTCGCCAGCTATGATAGCTAGCGAGTTTGCCGATAAATTTAGTGGCAGTAAGATAGTCGAAGTCAGTGCGGTAAATGGATATTTAAATTTCAAGCTAAAAAGCGAATTTTTAGATGAAATTTCAAAGCAAATTTTGCTAGATAGCGAAAATTTTGCAAAAGAAGATACGAAAAAAGATAGCTATTTAATAGAATACATCAGTGCAAATCCAACTGGACCACTTCACATCGGACATGTTAGAGGCGCAGTTTACGGCGATACTTTGGCTAGGCTTGGTAAAAGACTTGGCTATGCTATCTCAACAGAATACTATATAAACGACGCTGGTAATCAAATAGATCTGCTTGGTACTTCGATATCGCTTGCGGCAAAAGAGCAGCTTTTTAACGAAAGTGTCGTCTATCCAGAGAAATACTACCGCGGGGATTATATTTTAGATATTGCTAAGCTTGCAAATGAGAAATTTGGCAAGGAAATTTTTTATGATGAGAGTAGAAACCTCGAGCTTGCCGAGTTTGGCAAGGATATCGTGCTTGAGATCATCAAAAAAGATTTAGCAGATGTTGGGATATTTATAGAGAGCTGGGCTAGCGAGAAAGCTCTTTATGACGGCCTAGAGCCAACTATAAACAAGCTAAAACGTTCAAATCAAATGTATGAAAAAGAGGGCGCTACTTATATCGCTTCGACCACACTTGGCGATGATAATGATAGGGTTGTGGTTAGAAATGACGGCAGACCAACATATCTAGCTGGCGACATCATCTATCATAACGCTAAATTTGAGAAAAATTTCGATCATTATATAAACATTTGGGGCGCAGATCACCATGGATATATCGCAAGGCTTAAGGCTGCGATAAATTTCCTTGGATACGATGAAAATAAGCTTGAAGTAATACTTATGCAGATGGTTAGTCTGCTAAAAGATGGTAAGCCGTACAAGATGAGCAAGCGCGCTGGTAATGCTGTGCTAATGAGCGATATCGCAAGTGAGATTGGTGCTGAGGCGCTTAGATTTATCTTTATAAGCAAGGCAAATACGAGTAGTTTGGAATTTGATGTAGATGAGCTTAAAAAAGAGGATAGCTCAAATCCTATCTTTTATATAAACTATGCTCATGCTAGGATAAATCAAGTCTTTGCAAAGGCTGGGAAAAATGTTCAAGATGTAATCAATGCAAACTTCGAATGCCTAGATGAAAATGCTAGAAATTTACTTTTTGAGGCGCTAATCTTGCCTGAAATTTTAGAGGACGCTTTTATCTCAAGGCAGCTTCAAAAGATACCAGACTATCTAAAGTCGTTGGCTGCTAGTTTTCATAAATTTTATAACGAAAACCGTGTGGTTGGAAATGAAAACGAAGATAGCTTGTTAAAAGTATTTGCAGTCGTTGCTGTCTCAATAAAAACAGCATTTAATATAATGGGAATCACAGCTAAAGATAAGATGTAG
- the tatA gene encoding twin-arginine translocase TatA/TatE family subunit: protein MGSFSIGHWLVVLAIIVLLFGAKKIPELAKGLGKGIKTFKAEMEDTTPEKSEKVEHKEESAASQKIEETTKNA, encoded by the coding sequence ATGGGTTCTTTTAGTATTGGTCATTGGCTAGTTGTTTTAGCGATTATTGTTTTACTTTTTGGAGCAAAGAAGATCCCAGAACTTGCAAAAGGACTAGGCAAAGGCATAAAGACTTTTAAAGCTGAGATGGAGGATACAACCCCTGAAAAAAGTGAGAAAGTCGAGCATAAAGAAGAGAGTGCCGCTAGTCAAAAGATAGAAGAAACAACTAAAAACGCATAG
- the waaC gene encoding lipopolysaccharide heptosyltransferase I translates to MQNKNQLKIAIVKLSALGDIVHAAIVLQFIKKHYQNAHITWLVDARFASLLKDHPLIDELVVLPLKQSFKKSYKILKTLGKFDKVIDLQGLFKSAVVAKIIGKQTYGFSRESVKEKIAARLYRHKFKIDYNENIIIRNLSLVAFALNFSFEASEILEKVPCFEASEIYKNESGKKRVLIAAFASEESKIYNKFKDVIRLLDGCEICLCYGSESEKVRAEAIISGTSAKLLEKLSIKEMISFITSCDLVIGNDSGLTHLAWAMNRPSITLFGNRPSHRNAYITDKNLVIDMGKQIDARSIDKNDFCIREIFPETVANFAKRLLNG, encoded by the coding sequence ATGCAAAACAAAAATCAACTAAAAATAGCCATCGTCAAACTCTCAGCTCTTGGGGATATCGTGCACGCAGCTATTGTACTTCAGTTTATCAAAAAGCACTACCAAAATGCTCATATCACGTGGCTAGTTGATGCTCGTTTTGCAAGCCTTTTAAAAGATCATCCGCTTATCGACGAGCTAGTCGTTTTGCCGCTTAAACAAAGCTTTAAAAAGAGCTACAAGATACTAAAAACGCTTGGTAAATTTGACAAAGTGATCGATCTGCAAGGACTTTTTAAATCAGCCGTCGTCGCAAAAATAATAGGCAAGCAAACTTATGGCTTTAGCAGAGAGAGTGTCAAAGAAAAGATCGCAGCTAGGCTTTATAGACATAAATTTAAAATTGATTACAACGAAAATATAATCATTAGAAATTTATCGCTTGTAGCTTTTGCTCTAAATTTTAGCTTTGAAGCAAGTGAAATTTTAGAAAAAGTACCTTGCTTTGAAGCAAGTGAAATTTATAAAAACGAAAGTGGTAAAAAACGCGTTTTGATCGCTGCCTTTGCAAGCGAAGAGAGCAAAATTTATAACAAATTTAAAGATGTGATCAGGCTACTTGATGGATGCGAAATTTGCCTTTGCTACGGAAGTGAGAGCGAGAAAGTAAGGGCTGAGGCGATCATCTCAGGTACCTCGGCAAAGCTACTTGAAAAACTTAGCATAAAAGAGATGATAAGCTTCATTACAAGCTGTGATTTAGTAATTGGCAACGATAGTGGCCTAACACACCTTGCTTGGGCGATGAATAGGCCTTCTATCACACTTTTTGGCAACCGTCCCAGCCACAGAAATGCTTACATCACGGATAAAAATTTAGTTATAGATATGGGCAAGCAAATAGATGCGAGAAGTATCGATAAAAACGACTTTTGCATAAGAGAAATTTTCCCAGAAACGGTTGCAAATTTTGCAAAAAGGCTACTAAATGGATAG
- a CDS encoding 3'-5' exonuclease, with product MAKSYICVFDCETIPDANLIRKIYGIDGSDEDVSMQAMALQKEASGSDFLPVMFHRVVAISAVMADEYGKFLKVSTMEGKDEREIIAKFLKFINDYNPRLVSFNGRGFDLPMLMVRAMRYNLNAAAYYESENKELNKNKWENYRARYSPKFHLDLLDFISDFGSVRGLKLDTLCASLNLPGKYDVHGDQVLELYYAGELDKINEYCESDVLNTYWLFLKFELLQANILQDDYINHLNVMSEFLAKNCAHRGYTEIFCTAISDELARISGKLDYEIKVQKESENYEEFDDFSDLDGVKDTPAQLNERLAKQGLDGLLKKANEITPASKKEKSFLEEKLPEINLDEE from the coding sequence ATGGCGAAAAGTTACATCTGTGTCTTTGACTGCGAAACGATACCTGATGCAAATTTGATAAGAAAAATTTATGGCATTGACGGGAGCGATGAAGATGTGAGCATGCAAGCGATGGCGCTGCAAAAAGAGGCCAGTGGGAGTGATTTTTTACCTGTGATGTTTCATAGAGTGGTCGCGATCTCTGCGGTAATGGCTGATGAGTACGGTAAATTTTTAAAAGTTAGCACGATGGAGGGCAAGGATGAGCGCGAGATCATCGCTAAATTTTTAAAATTTATAAATGATTATAACCCAAGGCTTGTTAGCTTTAACGGCCGTGGCTTTGACCTACCGATGCTAATGGTACGTGCGATGCGCTACAACCTAAACGCGGCGGCGTATTACGAGAGCGAAAACAAAGAGCTAAATAAAAATAAATGGGAAAATTATAGAGCAAGGTATTCGCCTAAATTTCACCTTGATTTGCTTGATTTTATAAGCGATTTTGGAAGTGTGAGAGGACTAAAGCTTGATACACTTTGCGCTAGCTTAAATTTACCTGGCAAGTACGATGTGCACGGCGATCAGGTGCTTGAGCTTTACTATGCTGGTGAGCTTGATAAGATCAACGAATACTGCGAAAGTGACGTGCTTAATACCTACTGGCTCTTTTTAAAATTTGAGCTTTTACAGGCAAATATCTTGCAAGATGACTATATAAATCACCTAAACGTGATGAGTGAATTTCTAGCCAAAAACTGCGCTCACAGAGGATACACTGAGATCTTTTGCACTGCGATAAGCGACGAGCTAGCTAGAATTTCTGGCAAGTTAGACTATGAGATAAAGGTTCAAAAAGAGAGTGAGAATTACGAGGAATTTGATGATTTTAGTGATCTTGATGGTGTAAAAGATACGCCAGCGCAGCTAAATGAGCGTTTAGCTAAACAAGGGCTTGATGGGCTTTTGAAAAAAGCAAATGAGATCACTCCAGCTAGCAAAAAAGAGAAGAGTTTTTTAGAAGAAAAGCTTCCTGAGATAAATTTAGACGAAGAGTAG
- the gmk gene encoding guanylate kinase, producing the protein MQGQILVVSGPSGSGKSTLLGRLLKEEKDLYFSISSTTRAKREGEVDGVDYYFIKEDEFKSGIEKGEFLEWAQVHKNYYGTSLKPVLAALEAGKIVIFDIDVQGFHIALEKFKSYITSVFITTANKKELKKRLKNRGTDSDETIENRLMNAVGEMEHILEYDYFLVNDDIEKSYKGLKSILRAMRLKSAKIDLRRVIDEWIDC; encoded by the coding sequence TTGCAAGGACAAATTTTAGTAGTTTCTGGACCTAGTGGAAGTGGGAAAAGTACGCTTTTGGGCCGTCTTTTAAAGGAAGAGAAGGATCTTTATTTTTCTATTTCAAGCACAACAAGGGCAAAAAGAGAAGGTGAAGTCGATGGAGTGGATTACTATTTTATAAAAGAAGATGAGTTTAAAAGCGGCATAGAAAAGGGCGAATTTTTAGAATGGGCGCAGGTGCATAAAAACTATTATGGAACGAGTCTAAAGCCTGTTTTAGCAGCACTTGAGGCTGGGAAGATAGTTATATTTGATATCGACGTACAAGGCTTTCACATCGCACTTGAAAAATTTAAAAGCTACATCACTTCAGTTTTTATCACAACTGCAAATAAAAAAGAGCTTAAAAAACGCTTGAAAAACCGTGGAACTGATAGCGACGAAACGATAGAAAATCGCCTAATGAACGCAGTTGGCGAGATGGAGCACATCTTAGAATATGATTATTTTTTGGTAAATGATGACATTGAAAAGAGTTATAAGGGCCTAAAATCAATTCTTAGAGCGATGAGGCTAAAAAGCGCGAAAATAGACTTAAGACGCGTTATTGATGAGTGGATAGATTGCTAG